The stretch of DNA CAATGGCTACAACCGCTCCTCGACCGTGCGCGAGCCCGGCGAATACGCCGTGCGCGGCGGTATCCTCGACCTGTTTCCCGCCGGTCTCGACCAGCCGGTGCGGTTCGATTTCTTTGGCGACTCTCTCGAATCGATCCGTACGTTCGATGCGGAAACCCAGCGCACGCTGCTCGACATGCGCGCGCTCGACCTGGTCCCGGTCTCCGAATTCCAGCTCGTCACCGAAACCATTCGCCGCTTTCGCATGGGCTATGTCGCGACCTTCGGCGCGCCGCAGCGCGACGATCTGCTCTATGAAGCCGTCAGCGAGGGCCGCCGCCATCCCGGCATGGAGCATTGGCTGCCGCTGTTTGGGGAGAGGATGGATACGCTGTTCGACTATCTCGACGGCGCGCCGGTCGCGATCGAGCCGCAAAGCGAGGATGCCGCGCGCGAACGCTTCAAGCAGATCCAGGATTATTACGAGGCAAGGCGCGAGGCGCTGGAACATCCAGGCTCCGGCGCGATCTACAAACCGTTGCCGCCGGACCGGCTCTACCTGACGGAAACCGAGTGGACCGAGCGCCTCGGTGAGGCGGCGGTGGCGCGGCTTACGCCATTTGCGGTGCCTGAGGGGAGCGCCGATGTGTTCGACGCCGGCGCGCGGCAAGGGCGCAATTTCACGCCCGAGCGCGCCGATGGTTCGGTCAACGTGTTCGAATCCGTGGTGGCGCACGTGCTGGCGTTGCAGGCGCAACGCAAGAAGGTGGTGATCACGCTGTGGAGCGAAGGCTCCCGCGACCGCATGGGCAGCATGCTGCGCGACCACAAGCTCGCCAATCTCACCAGCGTCAACACCTGGCGCACGGCGCAGGCGACCCCGCGCAACGAGGCCATGCTGGCGGTTGTCGGCATGGAGAGCGGTTTTGAGACCGACGAATTCGCCGTCATCAGCGAACAGGACATCCTTGGCGACCGCCTGGTGCGGCCGCGCAAATCGAGCCGCAAGCTCGACAACTTCATCTCGGAGGTCACGAGTCTGGCGACCGGCGATCTCGTCGTCCATGTCGAGCACGGCATCGGACGCTTCGTCGGATTGCAGACCATCGAGGTCGGCGGCGCGCCGCATGACTGTCTCGAACTGCACTATGCCGCCGAAACAAAACTGTTCCTGCCGGTCGAGAACATCGAACTGCTGTCGCGCTACGGCTCCGATCACGCCAATGTCGAACTCGACAGGCTGGGCGGCGGCGGCTGGCAGGCGCGCAAGGCAAAGCTCAAGAACCGCATCCGCGAGATCGCGGGCGAACTGATCAAGATCGCGGCCGAGCGGCATTTGCACGAAGCGCCGAAAATGCCGGTGCAGGCGCATGTCTATGACGAGTTCTGCGCGCGCTTCCCCTATGAGGAGACCGAGGACCAGTTGGGGGCCATCACGACCACCCTGAAGGACCTCGAAAGCGGCCGTCCCATGGACCGGCTGATCTGCGGCGACGTCGGCTTCGGCAAGACCGAGGTAGCGCTGCGCGCGGCATTTGCCGTGGCGCTCGAAGGCAAGCAGGTTGCCGTCGTGGTGCCGACCACGCTATTGGCGCGGCAGCACAGCAAGAATTTTGCCGAACGTTTTCGCGGTTTCCCGGTCAATGTCGCGCAGGCCTCCCGCCTGATCCCGGCCAAGGAGCTGACGCAGGTCAAGAAGGGGTTGACTGATGGTAATGTCGATATCGTAGTCGGTACCCATGCGCTGCTCGGCAAGTCGATCAAGTTCAGGGATCTGGGCTTGCTCATCGTCGACGAGGAACAGCACTTTGGCGTCAGCCACAAGGAGCGGCTGAAGCAATTGCGCGCGCAGGTGCATGTGCTGACGCTCAGCGCCACCCCGATTCCGCGCACGCTGCAACTGGCATTGACCGGCGTGCGCGACCTCTCGATCATTGCTTCGCCCCCGGTCGATCGCCTCGCGGTGCGGACTTTCGTGGCGCCGCACGATCCGCTGATGATCCGTGAGGCGCTGCTGCGCGAACGCTACCGCGGCGGTCAGGCGTTCTACGTGGTGCCGCGGATCGAGGACCTCGCCAGCGTCAAGGATTTCCTCGACAAGAACGTGCCGGAGATGAAGGTCGCGGTCGCCCACGGCCAGATGCCGCCGACCGTGATCGAAGACATCATGTCGGCGTTCTACGACGGCAAATACGACATCCTGCTTTCGACCACGATCATCGAGTCCGGTCTCGATATCCCGACCGCCAACACGCTGATCGTGCACCGCGCCGACATGTTCGGTCTGGCGCAGCTCTATCAGTTGCGCGGACGGGTCGGGCGCTCGAAACTGCGGGCCTATGCGCTGTTCACATTGCCGGCGCAGCAGAAGATCACCGCCCAGGCCGAGCGGCGGCTGAAAGTGCTGCAGTCGCTGGAAACGCTGGGGGCGGGCTTCCAGCTGGCATCGCACGACCTCGACATCCGCGGCGCGGGCAATCTCTTGGGCGAGGAGCAGTCCGGCCACATCAAGGAAGTCGGCTTCGAACTCTATCAATCGATGCTGGAGGAGGCGATCCTCAACCTCAAGGCCGGCGTGGCGGAGCCTGCCGCCGACCGCTGGTCGCCGCAGATCACCATCGGCATGCCGGTGCTGATCCCCGAGGATTATGTCAACGATCTCGCGGTGCGGCTGTCGCTGTATCGGCGGCTCGCCGATCTCGAAACGGATGAAGAGATCGACAATTTCGCCGCCGAAATGCGCGACCGCTTCGGCGTGCTGCCCGACGAAGTCCGCTATCTCTTCAAGGTCGCGGCGATCAAAGCCTATTGCCGGCGTGCCAATGTCGAGAAGGTCGATGCCGGACCGAAGGGCGCTGTCATCACCTTCCGCGACAACAAGTTCGCGCAGCCGGATCGGCTGGTGTTCTTCATCCGCCAGCACGGCCAGGCCGCGAAGGTGCGGCCCGACATGAAGGTGGTGTTCCTCCAGGTATGGAAGACGCCGGAAGAGCGGTTGATGGGCACCACCGAGATTTTGCGGCAACTCGCCAATCTCGCGGAGAGCAAGAAGGCGGCGTAGTTCTTCGCGTCATTGCCGGGAATAGATCTGGCGACGCTCTACGACGCCGCGCGATGCGCCTCTTCCTGCAGGCGCGACCGCAGCGATTTTGCGGAATCGTTCGGCAGCAGCGTTGCGACCGTCACCGACGGCTCCGCGCGCGCGTCGCGCGTGCCGTGGCTGGTATGGCGCATCACGCTCGACAGCCGCCGCGCGATGGTGTGTGCCGTCTTCAGGTCGGTTTCGGCAAAGACCACGATAACCGACCCGTCTTCCTGGGCGGCGCCGAAATCCATTTGCCGCATCAGGCGGCTGATGATCCGCGCGCCGTCGAATTGCGCGCGGGGATGCTCGGGATCGAATGCAAAGCGTGCGACCGACAATCCGCCGCCGCGTTGCTGCGTCTGGTAGATGGCGCTGGCAAAGTCACGCTCGAAGGCCTCCCGGGTGAGCAGGCCGGTCCGTGCGTCGATCAAGCCGTCGGCGTCGATGGCCTTCAGCGTGCGGCTCAGATGTGCTTCGAAGGCATGCTGGCGGATCAGCGGCAGTGCCGTTGCGACCACCTGGGCCGCGTCGTCGGCGACGATTTCGAGGTTCGGCAGATCGTAAGCCGGCGCTAGGTCGTTTGCCGTTACGACCACGGGAAGGTTGCGGAAACGGGCATCCTCCGTCAGCACGGTGAGGAAGGCGTCGATCACGCGTGGGCTAAAACCTTCGCCGAGCACGATGCCGTCGATGTCCCTGACGTTGAGATGCTTTGCCGCCGCCTCGATCGAGAGCGCGCCGACCACGCCGGTGCGCTCGCCGAGCGCGACCGACAGCGTCGGATAGGCGCCGCCGCGGCCGATCAGCAGCACGGTGGCGTCGCGCGCCGGATCGATATGCGACGGCGCCATCGCCGTTGCCGGTACCAGCCGGCGCATCACGGTCGCATGCAACGACCGCACGCGCAGCGCGGCACGCAGGCGGGCCACCAGACGGTCGGAGCCGCCTTGGGTTTGCAAGGTTTGGGTTTGAAAGAAAGGAATGACGTTGTCCGGATGCGGGACCTGCGGATTAACCGAGATCAGCGGCAGATAAGGCTGGCGTGCCGCAACGCGCGCTGCCAACTCCGCCAGTCGGGCTTCATCGGTGTCGGAGGTTGCAGCCAGCACGGCGGCCGGCTGCACCTGCTCGACGGCGTGCACCGCATCCGCCCATTCGGTCTCGACCACCGGAAACAGCTTCCCGATTTCGAGCGTGGCGGCGAAGGACGGCCGTCTCGCGGTCGACACGACGAGGATAGGACCTTGCTGGGACATGTTGAGAACTCGGATCAGGCGCGCATCTGGAGCCAGCGATCCTAATTCGCGGCGCTTAATGCGGCGTCAACGCCGGCTGCCGGAGGCTCTCAGACCGCGCTGCTTCGATCGCGGAATGCTTCCACCATCAACGGGTTAAGGCCGAGTTCTGTCAGCGCGTCGCGGGCGCGCGCATTGTCGAGCGCGCGGCCGGCGAGCCGGTGGCCGCTGAGGCGGTCGGGCAATGCGGTCAACAGCGCGCCCTGGCCCAGCCGCCGCGCCCACTCCTGCAGGTCCTGCGCCAGGAACCGGTAGCCGCCGACGGCCATGACGCCGGACGGCGGCGCGGTGATGTTGATCGCGCCGGTCACGCGGTCGAGCCGTGCTGCGTAATCCGTATCGACGTAGTCGCGCGGCGGCGAGGCGATCAGGGAGTCGCTCGGCGGCGGAGGCGGCGCATAGGCCGCGACCGGCACCATCGGCCCGCGCAATCCCAACGTGCCGCGCGGCGTCAAAACGATCTCGCCCGCGATCGACGATCCCGGCAACTCGCGCGGCGCGCCGTGGGGGCCGGGCTTGATCAGGGCCGGCGAGCCGTCCTCTGCGATCCGGCGCGCGCCGAACAATCCGGCCTCGCCGAACAGATAGACATCTGTCAGCGTCGCCTGTTGCGCGGTCCAGCACGCGCTGGAGCCGACCTGTTCCGGCGTGCGCCACAGGCCGACGACATTGCGCAGGCTTGGCATCCGCGCGGCGAGGTCCATTTCGTCCAGCCGCAGCGCCAGTTGAGCCGGTGCAATCAGCGTATCGCAGGCCTGCTCGTTGATCTGTTGTTCCAGCGCCTCCTCGTCGAACGGATGGTGCAGCACCAGCGTTCCACCCGACAGCAGCCAGACCGCCAGCGACGAGGCGAGGCCGGCAAACGACATCGGCGAGAAAGCCGACAGGACCGTTGCGCCCTGCGGCACGTCGCTTTCGAGCGACATCGCAAGGCCGCCGGCAATCAGGCCGAGATGGGCGCGCGGAACCGGCCGAAAGCCGTCCGGGGTGACGTCGAAGGAAATCAGCGCCGCCTTGCGGCCGTCCTGGATCACGGCGCGCGAGGTCAGGGATTCCCGGAAAATCGCGTTGTCGAGCGAGGCCATGCCTTCGGGAAGGTCGCTGCCGAAGCCGCAGACATGGCGGATCGAGAACGCCTCGGCGGCGGCGTTCATGGCGATGTCCGAATAGACCACGCCGTCGACCTTGCCCGAGGTCACGATCCCCCGCGCGGCGGTGCGGTTGAGCGCCATGGTCAATTCCGACTGCCGCCAGAGCAGCGGCAGCACCGCGACGACGAGGCCGGCGCGGAAGGCGGCGAGCACGGTGAGCGCGAATTCGATGGTGTTGGGCAGTTGAACCGCGATTACGGAATTGGCCGGCAGGCCGGATTCGATGAAATGCGCTGATAGCGACGAGATCATGCGGTCGGCCTGCGCGAAGGTAAGACGCTTCGGCGGCTGCCCCGTGATGCGCTGCTTGTTGAGGGGATCGACCAGCGCCAGCGCATCCGGCTGTCGCGCCAGGTTCCGTTTGAACAACGTGTCGAGCGTTGGCGAAGCGGTGGGCTGGGTCACGGCGTTACTTCGGCTCTGTCACGGGGTTGCATCACTTGGTGAGTTCACTTCGTTCCCGGCTTCTGCCACCAGGTTTCCGGCAGATAGCCCGTCAACGCGGTCGCTCTGGGTTGTTCTATCCGATTCCAGCGCGCGATCCATTGCTCCTGCACGTTAATAACGGGGATAGCGTAGAAGCCAGACATCAGGGCGCGGTCGAGCGCCCGCACCGCGGAGAAGAAGGCCGGGCGCTCGCGCGCCTCGAGCAGCGCCGCAATCAGGGCGTCGATGGCGGGCTCCTTGGCTCCCATGTAATTTCGCGTGCCGGGAATGTCGGCGGCCTGGCTGCCCCAGTAGAAGGACTGCTCGTTGCCGGGGGACAGCGATTGATCCCAGCGGTTCTGCAGCATATCGAACTCGTAGCCGAGCCGGCGCTGGTCGAACTGCACGGGATCGACTGCGCGCACGCTGGCCTCGATGCCGGCCCGCTTGAGGTCGCGCTGATAGGCCAGCGCGATCCGCTCCTGATCGCGCGTCGTCACCAGGATTTCGAAGGTAAAGGGGATTTTGGTCGAACGCTGCCGCAACACCGTTCCATCGAGCTCGTAACCGGCTTCCGACAGCAATTTGAGCGCGCTGCGCAGCGTCGTGCGGTCGCGCCCCGATCCGTCGGTGACGGGCAGGCGGTAGCTGCCGTCGAGAATATCCGGCCGGATGCGCGCGGTGAACGGTTTCAAAAGCTCGCGCTCGCGATCGTCGGGTGGACGGCTATAGGCAGACAGTTCGGACCCTGCGAAGAAGCCGGCTGCGCGCGCATAGAGCCCGAAAAAGTAATTGCGGTTGATCCACTCGAAATCGAACAGCAGCGTCAGCGCCTGCCGCACGCGGATATCCGAAAACACCGGACGCCGCGTGTTGAACACCAGGAATTCCGATGGCTGCGGCATCCCGGTCTTGATGGTATCGCGGATCACCTCGCCGTTGTGGGCAGCCGGAAAATCATAGCCGTCGTGCCAGCGCAGTGGTTCGTGCTCGACACGAAAGTCGTAGAGGCCGCGCTTGAACGCCTCGAACAGGCCGTTGGATTCGCGATAGAAGTCGAGCCTGATCTCGTCGAAGTTCCACAAGCCACGATTGACCGGCAGGTCGCGGCCCCAGTAATCGGGATTGCGGGTCAGCGTGACGCTGGCCCCAGGCTTGACCGCAGTGACGCGATAAGGGCCCGAACCGATCGGCCCGGTCATGGTCGTTTCCTCGAATGTTGCGGGATCGACCGCGTGCCGCGGCAGGACCGGCATCAGGCCGAGGATCAGCGGTAGCTCGCGGTCATTGGCGCCGCCGAAATCGAACCGCACCGTGAGCGGGTCGGGCGCCTCGGCCTTCGCGACCTTGGAATAATACTGGCGGTGATTGGGACGGCCCTTGTCGCGCAGCAGCTCCCACGAAAACAGGACATCGTCCGCCGTGACCGGCTTGCCATCGGCGAAGCGCGCTTTGGGGTCGAGGCGGAAGGTGACATAGCTGCGTGCGTCGTCGGTCTCGACGCTTTTGGCCAGCAGGCCGTAGAGCGTGAAAGCCTCGTCATTGCCGCGGGTCATCAGGCTCTCGACCACCAAGCCCCGCATCTGCTGAACGGCGAGGCCGCGGACGATCTGGGGATTGAGGCTGTCGAAGGTTCCGAGGATACCCCAGACCAGGCGCCCGCCCTTCGGCGCATCGGGGTTGGCGTAGGGCATATGCGTGAAGTTGGGGGGAAGGGCCGGCGCACCGTGCATCGCCAGCGCGTGGCTTTCGGCCGCTTTTGCCTCGCAGAACGGCGCAAGCGGCGTTACACCCAGCGCGAGGGCGACACACGCCAACACACGCAGGCGGATACGCCCGCAGACGGTCACAGGCGGGCAGGGATTTGATTCGAAAATGCGCACGCGAAAGCTTTACCATAGGCTTCGGCCCCGACCTTTGGGGAATGCCAAAGATGCCTGTCGGCATTGATCTTTTCGCCTGCCGCTGTATTGAAGGCGGGCAATTGATGATGGCGGGAACAGCTGTCACGTATCCGCCTCAATTGCCAACGAGACAGCCGCCTCAGCGCGGCTAGGTGTCGGTGCCTGTAGCGGTTTCGGGCGCTGCGGTTCAGAAAGGGTTTTCCGCAATGAATTTCCGTATCTTGGCCGGGTCGATCCGGCCGCATGGGCAGATCTTGGCCCTGTTGGCGGCCTCGGCATTGTCGGCAACGTTGATCGCTTCGGGCGCGCAGGCCCAGCAGGCCGCGCCCGGCGCGCCGAAGGCTGTCCAGGCCCAGGCGCCCGCTCCGGCTGCTCCGAAAGCGCCTCCGAAGGCTGCTCCCAAGGCTCCGGCTCCCGCCGGCGCCCCGGCCGCGCAAGCCCCTCCGGCCGGCGCTCCTCCCGCCGCCGCCCAGCCGCCGGAACAGCAGGTTCAGCTGATCTACGCGCCCTGGACGAAGTTCTGCCTCAAGGGTCAGGAAGCTGGCGCCAAGCAGGTTTGCTTCACCGGCAAGGACGGCCGCATCGAGTCCGGTCAACCCGTCATCGCCGCCGTCATCATCGAGCCGGAAGGCGAGCCGAAGAAGCTCCTGCGCGTGACCCTGCCGCTCGGCATGCAACTCGTCCACGGAACCCGGATCATCGTCGACAGCAATGCGCCGCTGCAGGGCCCCTACGTCATCTGCTTCCAGAACGGTTGCATGTCCGACTACGAAGCAACCCCCGAGCTGATCGCCAGCATGAAGAAGGGCCAGAATCTCGTTGTTCAGGCGATCAATTCCAACGGCGCGCCGCTGACGCTGCCGCTGCCGCTCGCAGGTGAATTCGCCAAGGCCTATGACGGTCCGCCGACCGATCCGAAGGTGTTCGAGGAAAACCAGAAGAAGCTGCAGGAAGAGCTGCAGAAGCGGGCTGAAGAGCAGCGCAAGAAGCTCGAGGGAGCGGGTGGCGGCGCCGCCAATCCGGCGGCGAAGTAACAGCCGCGTCGTTCGACAAAACACAAAAGGCGCCCGAGCAGGGCGCCTTTTTTTATTGCGGGCAAAGATGGCTAGTTCAAAGATGGCTAATTCAAAGATGTCTAGTTCAGTGACGGATTACGCGGGCGATAGCCGCCCGACTTGTCCTTGACGAAGATCTCGGCCACCTGCGAATGCCGGATCGGCTCGCCGGAATCGTCCGGCAGCAGGTTTTGTTCGGAGACATAGGCGACGTATTCGGACTCCGAATTTTCCGCGAGCAGATGATAGAACGGCTGATCCTTGTGAGGCCGCATCTCTTCAGGGATCGACAACCACCATTCCTCGGTATTGTTGAATTCCGGATCGATATCGAAAATCACGCCCCGGAATGAAAACACCCGATGGCGGACAATCTGCCCGATCTGAAATTTGGCGGTGCGCGCTTTGATCATGTCCCGTCGAATAGACCATGATTGTGGCCGATGCTAGGGGCAATAGGACGAATTAACCTTTACGCGTGGTGGCCGGATCCAGTGCCATGCCCCAGAAATCACTGACGAAAAGACGTTTCCGAGATGGTCGATATCCTCAACCTCGCGCTTCCCTATTTTGGATTGATTTTTATCGGCTTTGCCTGCGGCAAGACCAGAGGGCTGCCGGAATCGGGCCTCGCCTGGATGAACTTCTTCCTGCTGTACGTTTCTCTGCCGGCGTTGCTGTTTCGCATCATGTCGGAGACACCGTTCGCCGAACTGAACAACCCGCCATTCCTGATCGCAACGACGATCGGCACGGTCAGCGCTTTCGTGCTGGCGATGGTGACAGGGCGGATCATCGGCGACCTCTCGCTGCGCAAGGCGACGATCTCCGGCCTGGCGGGCGCCTACGGAAATATCGGCTACATGGGACCGGGGCTGGCGCTGGCGGTGCTCGGCAGCAAGGCGGCGGCGCCGACGGCGCTGATCTTCTGCTGCGACAGCATCTTCCTGTTCTCGATCGTGCCGCTGTTGATGGCGCTGACCAATCGTGAGCATCCGTCCTTCCTGCACGCGGTTGGCGTCGCCGTGCGGCAGATCGTGATGAACCCGCTGATCATGTCGGCTGCCGCCGGGGCGCTTGCTGCGGCGCTACATATTCAACTGCCCGTTGCGGTCGACAAAACGCTGCTGTTCCTGCAGAACGCGGCAGCGCCGACCGCGCTGTTCGTGCTCGGCGTCACCGTGGCGTTGCGCCCGTTCGATCGCGTGCCCTGGGAAGTCCCCGGCGTGATCGCGACAAAACTGCTGATCCATCCGCTGATCGTGTTCGGATTGATGCTGCTGTTCGGGCCGTTCGCGCAGCCCTGGGCGGCGACCGCCGTCCTGATGGCCGCACTGCCGCCGGCGCTGAACGTGTTCGTGATCGCCCGGCAGAACAATACCTGGATCGAGCCCGCGTCGGTTGCCGTCCTGATTGGCACCTTCGCCTCGGTGGTCACGCTGACCAGCGTGATGTGGTTCATCCAGAGCGGGCGGCTGGTGTTCCCATAAAGCGTGGCGCGGGTTCTCGAACCACAAAATCGCGAAAACAACCCCATGCAAAGTAGAATGGGCCCCGGCTCGCAGCACTCGGGCCGCTTGCGTCCGGGCCTAGCTGACGCGTTTCCAGGTCGGCGCCAGCCCCTCGCGCATCGCAAGCCGTCGCAGCGGGCCGAACGAGCCAAGGAGATGCATGCCTGCAGCGCGCAGCGATTGCATGGGCAGGAAGTCGCTGAGCAATGAACGGTTGGCGACATCGATGGCAATCAGCCGGCTCGCGACGTCGGCGCGGCGGGCGGACTGATAGCGCGCCAGGACGGCCAGCGATCCCGGATCTTCGCCGAGCGAAATCGCGCTGCCTGCGATGTCGGCGATATCGGCAGCGTCGCGCAATCCCATGTTGAGGCCCTGCGCGCCGATCGGCGGCACCACATGGGCGGATTCGCCGACCAGCGCGACACGATGGCTGGCGAATTGCGCAGGCCGCTCGATCGTCAGCGGAAACAGGTTGCGCCCGGCTTCGACCTGGACGCGGCCGAGAATGGAGTGCGACTGTTTTTCCGCGGCTTCCGACAATTCGTCGTCGCCGAGCGACATCAGCCGCTCGGCTTCCCTGGCCGCCGAGACCCACACCACGCTGCAGCGGTTGCCGGGCAGGGGCACGAATACGCACGGACCCTGCGAGGTGTGAAACTCAGTGGAGATGCCGTTGTGCGGCCGCGAATGGGAAATGTTGAAGGTCAGCGCCGACTGATGCAGGTCGCGGCGGCTGATCCCGATTCCGGCCGCCGCGCGCGACGGCGATTGCCGCCCGTCGGCGCCGATCACCAGCCGCGCTGCAAGCTGCTCGCCCTTGCTCGTATGGATAACGACGGTCGCATCCTGCGGGTCGATCGTTGCCGCCGCATCGTCAAATCGGGTCAGGTTCGAAAGCCCGGCGGCGCGCTCTTCGAGGGCGACCATCAGCGAGCGGTTGTCGATGTTGTAGCCGAACTGTTCGAGACCGATCTCGTCCGAGGAAAACCGCACCTCGGGCGCGCGGATCAGCCGGCCGGTGTCGTCGACGAGGCGCATGGTCCGCAAGGCGGCCGCCTTGTCACGGCAACGGGACCAGACATCCAGACGTTCGAGCAGATCGGTGGAAGCCCCCAACAGCGCCGTGGTGCGATTGTCGGCATAGGGGACGCGGCGGGCGAGCAGGGCGGTTCTCGCGCCGGTTGCGGCGAGCGCGATGGCCGCGGTCAACCCCGCCGGCCCGCCACCGATCACGGCGGTGTCATAAATTTGCGATGCATCATTCATATTAGGACAATTGACGTTCGGAGCGGCATTTTCAAGCCATCAACCGGCCGAAATGTTTCCGCCCTATCGCGCGGCGGAACGCCGCAAAGCGCCGATATGCAAATCGCAGCGATTCCTGATAGCACTGCCGGAGCAATGGACCAGACCACAGAGCCAGATTCCGCACCCGCGACCAGCCGAATGCGGACCGCAGCGTTCGCCGTGCATATCTTCACGGCGATGGGCGCGGGCGTCGCGTTGCTGGCGATGCTGGAGGCCGTGCGCGAACACTGGGCCAACATGTTCGGCTGGCTCGGCGTCGCCCTGATCATCGATGCGATCGACGGCCCGCTGGCGCGCAGGCTGGATGTCGTGCGGCTGCAGCCGAACTGGTCGGGCGAGGTGCTCGATCTCGTGGTCGATTTCGTGACCTACGTATTCGTTCCGGCCTATGCCATCACCGCGAGCGGGATGCTGCTGCCGGTGGCGGCGCCGCTGCTCGGCATCGGCATCGTGGTGTCGAGCGCGCTCTATTTTGCGGACCGGCGTATGAAGGCGTCGGACAATCATTTCCGCGGCTTTCCGGCGCTATGGAACGTGGCCGCGTTCTACTTGTTCTTGCTGCACTTGCCGCCTGCGCTTTCCAGCCTTGGCATCGCCGTTCTGATCGCGCTGACGTTC from Bradyrhizobium sp. AZCC 1693 encodes:
- the mfd gene encoding transcription-repair coupling factor — encoded protein: MKAPVTSPAALLAPGRALTFANVAEGAEGLVVSDLARAVAARPKPPAVSLAVVCRDGPRMQQLARALEFFAPDLPVMQFPAWDCQPYDRVSPHGGILAQRLTTLARLSRLQGSDKPLIVLTTVNAIVQRVPAREVVAAQALSVAPGHVVPMDSIVAWLEHNGYNRSSTVREPGEYAVRGGILDLFPAGLDQPVRFDFFGDSLESIRTFDAETQRTLLDMRALDLVPVSEFQLVTETIRRFRMGYVATFGAPQRDDLLYEAVSEGRRHPGMEHWLPLFGERMDTLFDYLDGAPVAIEPQSEDAARERFKQIQDYYEARREALEHPGSGAIYKPLPPDRLYLTETEWTERLGEAAVARLTPFAVPEGSADVFDAGARQGRNFTPERADGSVNVFESVVAHVLALQAQRKKVVITLWSEGSRDRMGSMLRDHKLANLTSVNTWRTAQATPRNEAMLAVVGMESGFETDEFAVISEQDILGDRLVRPRKSSRKLDNFISEVTSLATGDLVVHVEHGIGRFVGLQTIEVGGAPHDCLELHYAAETKLFLPVENIELLSRYGSDHANVELDRLGGGGWQARKAKLKNRIREIAGELIKIAAERHLHEAPKMPVQAHVYDEFCARFPYEETEDQLGAITTTLKDLESGRPMDRLICGDVGFGKTEVALRAAFAVALEGKQVAVVVPTTLLARQHSKNFAERFRGFPVNVAQASRLIPAKELTQVKKGLTDGNVDIVVGTHALLGKSIKFRDLGLLIVDEEQHFGVSHKERLKQLRAQVHVLTLSATPIPRTLQLALTGVRDLSIIASPPVDRLAVRTFVAPHDPLMIREALLRERYRGGQAFYVVPRIEDLASVKDFLDKNVPEMKVAVAHGQMPPTVIEDIMSAFYDGKYDILLSTTIIESGLDIPTANTLIVHRADMFGLAQLYQLRGRVGRSKLRAYALFTLPAQQKITAQAERRLKVLQSLETLGAGFQLASHDLDIRGAGNLLGEEQSGHIKEVGFELYQSMLEEAILNLKAGVAEPAADRWSPQITIGMPVLIPEDYVNDLAVRLSLYRRLADLETDEEIDNFAAEMRDRFGVLPDEVRYLFKVAAIKAYCRRANVEKVDAGPKGAVITFRDNKFAQPDRLVFFIRQHGQAAKVRPDMKVVFLQVWKTPEERLMGTTEILRQLANLAESKKAA
- the hspQ gene encoding heat shock protein HspQ, giving the protein MIKARTAKFQIGQIVRHRVFSFRGVIFDIDPEFNNTEEWWLSIPEEMRPHKDQPFYHLLAENSESEYVAYVSEQNLLPDDSGEPIRHSQVAEIFVKDKSGGYRPRNPSLN
- a CDS encoding class I adenylate-forming enzyme family protein; protein product: MTQPTASPTLDTLFKRNLARQPDALALVDPLNKQRITGQPPKRLTFAQADRMISSLSAHFIESGLPANSVIAVQLPNTIEFALTVLAAFRAGLVVAVLPLLWRQSELTMALNRTAARGIVTSGKVDGVVYSDIAMNAAAEAFSIRHVCGFGSDLPEGMASLDNAIFRESLTSRAVIQDGRKAALISFDVTPDGFRPVPRAHLGLIAGGLAMSLESDVPQGATVLSAFSPMSFAGLASSLAVWLLSGGTLVLHHPFDEEALEQQINEQACDTLIAPAQLALRLDEMDLAARMPSLRNVVGLWRTPEQVGSSACWTAQQATLTDVYLFGEAGLFGARRIAEDGSPALIKPGPHGAPRELPGSSIAGEIVLTPRGTLGLRGPMVPVAAYAPPPPPSDSLIASPPRDYVDTDYAARLDRVTGAINITAPPSGVMAVGGYRFLAQDLQEWARRLGQGALLTALPDRLSGHRLAGRALDNARARDALTELGLNPLMVEAFRDRSSAV
- a CDS encoding invasion associated locus B family protein; the protein is MNFRILAGSIRPHGQILALLAASALSATLIASGAQAQQAAPGAPKAVQAQAPAPAAPKAPPKAAPKAPAPAGAPAAQAPPAGAPPAAAQPPEQQVQLIYAPWTKFCLKGQEAGAKQVCFTGKDGRIESGQPVIAAVIIEPEGEPKKLLRVTLPLGMQLVHGTRIIVDSNAPLQGPYVICFQNGCMSDYEATPELIASMKKGQNLVVQAINSNGAPLTLPLPLAGEFAKAYDGPPTDPKVFEENQKKLQEELQKRAEEQRKKLEGAGGGAANPAAK
- a CDS encoding extracellular solute-binding protein, encoding MLACVALALGVTPLAPFCEAKAAESHALAMHGAPALPPNFTHMPYANPDAPKGGRLVWGILGTFDSLNPQIVRGLAVQQMRGLVVESLMTRGNDEAFTLYGLLAKSVETDDARSYVTFRLDPKARFADGKPVTADDVLFSWELLRDKGRPNHRQYYSKVAKAEAPDPLTVRFDFGGANDRELPLILGLMPVLPRHAVDPATFEETTMTGPIGSGPYRVTAVKPGASVTLTRNPDYWGRDLPVNRGLWNFDEIRLDFYRESNGLFEAFKRGLYDFRVEHEPLRWHDGYDFPAAHNGEVIRDTIKTGMPQPSEFLVFNTRRPVFSDIRVRQALTLLFDFEWINRNYFFGLYARAAGFFAGSELSAYSRPPDDRERELLKPFTARIRPDILDGSYRLPVTDGSGRDRTTLRSALKLLSEAGYELDGTVLRQRSTKIPFTFEILVTTRDQERIALAYQRDLKRAGIEASVRAVDPVQFDQRRLGYEFDMLQNRWDQSLSPGNEQSFYWGSQAADIPGTRNYMGAKEPAIDALIAALLEARERPAFFSAVRALDRALMSGFYAIPVINVQEQWIARWNRIEQPRATALTGYLPETWWQKPGTK
- a CDS encoding GGDEF domain-containing protein, translated to MSQQGPILVVSTARRPSFAATLEIGKLFPVVETEWADAVHAVEQVQPAAVLAATSDTDEARLAELAARVAARQPYLPLISVNPQVPHPDNVIPFFQTQTLQTQGGSDRLVARLRAALRVRSLHATVMRRLVPATAMAPSHIDPARDATVLLIGRGGAYPTLSVALGERTGVVGALSIEAAAKHLNVRDIDGIVLGEGFSPRVIDAFLTVLTEDARFRNLPVVVTANDLAPAYDLPNLEIVADDAAQVVATALPLIRQHAFEAHLSRTLKAIDADGLIDARTGLLTREAFERDFASAIYQTQQRGGGLSVARFAFDPEHPRAQFDGARIISRLMRQMDFGAAQEDGSVIVVFAETDLKTAHTIARRLSSVMRHTSHGTRDARAEPSVTVATLLPNDSAKSLRSRLQEEAHRAAS